GGACCTGCGGCGGGAGAATCAGGTGCAGGTCCGCCGCGTCCACGTCGCAGTCCGCCAGCACGGCGTTCCCCGCGAGAACGGCGAGCGACGCCGTCACGCTGGTCTTGCCCGTGCCGCCCTTGCCGCTGATAACCACCAGTTCCCTCATGCGGCGCCCTCCGCGCGCGCGAGGGCGGTTTCGAGCAGGGCCGCAAAGAGGGGGCGGTACTCCGGCAGGGCGTCCACGATGAGTTCGCCGCGGGAGTAGGCCTCGGCGATCCGCCGGTCGTCGGGGATCTCCGCATATACGGGCACGTTCTCCCGCGCGCAGTAGTCGTGCACCCGGGTGTCGCCCGATCCCATGCGGTTGACCACGACACCGAAGGGGCGGTCCAGCGTGCGGACCGTGTCCACGGCGAGGGCCAGGTCGTTCAGGCCGAAGGGCGTGGGCTCCGTCACCAGCACCACGACGTCCGCGTCGCGGAGCGTCGCGATGACGGGGCACGAGGTGCCCGGCGGCGCGTCCAGGATCACCAGTCCGCCGCCCGCGGCGTGGCGCTTGACGGCGTGGATGAGCGGCGGGGCCATGGCGCGCCCCACGTCGAGGCGCCCCTGCACGAGGGTGATGTCCCCGGCGCGCAGGGTCTCCACCACGCCGATGCGGTGGTCCTTCTCGGTGATGGCGCCGCGGGGGCAGACCTTCATGCACCCGCCGCAGCCGTGGCACATGTCCTGAAAGACCAGGGGCGGCCCGCCAAAGCAGGCCAGGGCGTTGTAGGCGCAAAACCGCGCGCACTCGCCGCAGCCGTCGCACAGGGCGGGGTCCACCCGGGGCACCGGAATGCCCGCCGTCTCCTCCGCCAGCAGCTCCGCCTTGAGGAAGAGGTGGGCGTTTGGCTCCTCCACATCGCAGTCGAGCAGCCGAACCCCCGCGCCCGCGGTCCGCGCCAGGTTGAGCGACACCGTCGTTTTGCCGGTGCCGCCCTTTCCCGACGCGACCGCGATGACGCGGGGTCTGTTCTGTTGCGGAAAGGCGCTCACACCCAGTGCCCCTCGACGTCCGGCGCGTCGGCCTCGGCCAGCGCGCCCGCGACGTACTGCTCCAGGGCCTCGCCCACCGTCGCGGCGGCGCAGGGGTAAATCTTCACCCCCGCCGCCGACAGCACGCGGAAGGCCTTGGGGCCGCAGTGGCCGGAGACCAGCGCGCCCGCCCCCAGCTTCGCCACGGCCTGCGCGGACTGGATGCCCGCGCCCTGCGCCGCGTTCAGGTTTTGCACGTTGTCGGCCACCTCGAAGGCGCCGCTGTCCAGGTCGTAGACCAGGAACTTCGGCGCGCGTCCGAAGCGCTGCTCCAGGGGCGCGGAGAGGTCGTCGCCGCTGGTGGTGAAGGCGACCTTCATTCCCCACCCTCCTTCCCCGCCAGCGCCTCCAGCCGCCGCAGCACCGTCTCCAGCCCGGCCTGGAGGGCGCTCACCTGTCCGCGCAGCAGCTGCGTCTCCGTTTCCGGGGCCGCCGCCGGCGCCGCGCCGAAGCGCTGCCATCCCGGGAGCCCCGTGGCGAGAAACATGTTGCGCCGGCCGCGTCTGCGGCCACCGCCGCAGCCCGCGCCCCGGCCAAAGCCCCTGCCGCCGCCCGCCGGGTTCATGAACCCGGGGCGGTCGTTCCCCGCGCAGCGTCCGGCCGCGCGTCCGGTCTTGGGACCCATTCCGAGGGGGCCCGTCCTGTCGCCTCTTGGCATTCTAAAAATCCTCCATGCGTTGTGTTTGGGTGTCTCTTCAGATCCTGGTCATGGCCGCGCCGCACTTCGGGCACTGCCGGGTGACGCAGGGAACACCGCGCTCATGCGGGAGCCGGTGGCCGCAGGCGGGGCACACACACTCCCCGCCCTGGCCGCATCCGCCGCCCATGCCGCCCTGGCCGCAGCCCCGCCCCTGCCTCCGTCCCCGCCCGCAGCATCCCGGCATGGCGAAGCGCTCCCCGTCAAGGGTGTTTCCCAGCCACGCCCGCACGACCGCACCGGTCTCCCCCGTGACGAAGGGCACCACCTCAATCCCCTGCGAGGCGATGAGCTGGTGCAGGGGCCGGGAAATGGCCCCGCAGACGAGGATGCCGACCCCCAGCTCCGTCAGACGCCCCGCGATCCGGTGCGGATCGTCCGGGGGCAGGGATTCCAGCGATTCGCCGGTAACGGTAGTCCCATCGCTCTCCACCAGCCGCAACTGGCGGGCCGTGTCAAACACGGGGGCGATGCGGTCTTCCCAGATGGCAAAGGCGGTTTTCATGCCTTTATAGGGGCAAGAACCGGGCCATGAAATGCCAAAGGATGGCACATAACACAAGCCGTGTCATAAGAATGGCTTGTGAGTATAAGGAATTTCCGTAAAGACGTGGCATGGATGCGCTGGCGCGTCTATATAGGGCATTTTATAGGTGCGCTGACGCTACGACAGCGCCGTTCTGGCCAGAAGACAAGGCCGCCGGGACGGCGGCGCTACATAGCGGCGACCGTCGGGCCTCTCTTCCGTAGCGCAGCCGTCCCGGCTGCCTTGTCTTTCCGCTTTCCGGGCTATTTCCGGCGTGTGCGGCCGTTTTCCTCGGGCAGGGGCACGCCCAGCCGCTTTGCCCGGCGGAAAAGCGTGGTCTTGTGGATGCCGAGTTCCCGGGCGGCGGCGGTGCGGTTGCCGTGGTGACGGTCCAAAGCGGCGCGCAGGGCCTGCGCGTCGAGCACATCGTGGAGCGACGGGGTGCCCTGGCCGCCGCCGCGGAGCACGCCGCGCGCGGTCAGTTCGGCGGGCAGATGCTCCAGGCCGAGGAGGCCGTCGCCGCAGAGGATGAAGGCCCGCTCGACGGCGTTTTCAAGTTCGCGGATGTTGCCGGGCCAGTCGTGGGCCATGAGCAGCGAGAGGGCCTCGGGGGCGATTCCGCGCACGGTCTTGCCCTGGAGCCGGTTGAACCGGGCGATGAACTGGTCCACGAGCAGGGGGATGTCCTCTTTGCGGCGGCGGAGGGGGGGCAGCTCCAGGCGCACCACGTTGACCCGGTAGTACAGGTCCTCGCGGAAGACGCCGTCGCGCACGAGGGCGGCCAGGTCGCGGTTGGTGGCGGTAATGATGCGGACATCGGCCTGTTCGGACCGGGTGCCGCCGAGGGGCTCATAGGTCCGCTCCTGGAGCACGCGGAGCAGGCGCACCTGGAGGGCCGGGCTGACCTCGCCGATCTCGTCGAGGAACAGCGTGCCGCCCTTTGCCTGGGCGAAGCGGCCCGGCTTGTCCTGCGCCGCGCCGGTGAAGGCGCCCCGCTTGTATCCGAAGAGTTCCGACTCCAGCAGGGTGTCCGGCAGGGCGCCGCAGTTCACGGCGACGAAGGGCCCCTTTTCGCGCGGGCTGAGGGCGTGGATCGTGCGCGCGGCCAGCTCCTTGCCCGTGCCCGTCTCGCCGAGGAGCAGGACCGTGC
This region of Candidatus Hydrogenedentota bacterium genomic DNA includes:
- a CDS encoding P-loop NTPase, with product MSAFPQQNRPRVIAVASGKGGTGKTTVSLNLARTAGAGVRLLDCDVEEPNAHLFLKAELLAEETAGIPVPRVDPALCDGCGECARFCAYNALACFGGPPLVFQDMCHGCGGCMKVCPRGAITEKDHRIGVVETLRAGDITLVQGRLDVGRAMAPPLIHAVKRHAAGGGLVILDAPPGTSCPVIATLRDADVVVLVTEPTPFGLNDLALAVDTVRTLDRPFGVVVNRMGSGDTRVHDYCARENVPVYAEIPDDRRIAEAYSRGELIVDALPEYRPLFAALLETALARAEGAA
- a CDS encoding dinitrogenase iron-molybdenum cofactor biosynthesis protein, coding for MKVAFTTSGDDLSAPLEQRFGRAPKFLVYDLDSGAFEVADNVQNLNAAQGAGIQSAQAVAKLGAGALVSGHCGPKAFRVLSAAGVKIYPCAAATVGEALEQYVAGALAEADAPDVEGHWV
- a CDS encoding DUF5320 domain-containing protein, with product MPRGDRTGPLGMGPKTGRAAGRCAGNDRPGFMNPAGGGRGFGRGAGCGGGRRRGRRNMFLATGLPGWQRFGAAPAAAPETETQLLRGQVSALQAGLETVLRRLEALAGKEGGE
- a CDS encoding sigma 54-interacting transcriptional regulator, whose translation is MSADRKKRAAAPPPTPTEAILESISDGVFTVDADWRITSFNRAAEEITGVPRAEALGRLCCDVFRSSLCGAGCALRETLGTGRPVIGKTAFIVDADGNRIPISLSTAVLRDADGRVIGGAETFRDLSEVETLREALEGKYHAGELSSRSPLMQRLFEVLPAVAASPSTVLLLGETGTGKELAARTIHALSPREKGPFVAVNCGALPDTLLESELFGYKRGAFTGAAQDKPGRFAQAKGGTLFLDEIGEVSPALQVRLLRVLQERTYEPLGGTRSEQADVRIITATNRDLAALVRDGVFREDLYYRVNVVRLELPPLRRRKEDIPLLVDQFIARFNRLQGKTVRGIAPEALSLLMAHDWPGNIRELENAVERAFILCGDGLLGLEHLPAELTARGVLRGGGQGTPSLHDVLDAQALRAALDRHHGNRTAAARELGIHKTTLFRRAKRLGVPLPEENGRTRRK